The genomic window GCTGGGCATGACCTCCTCCAAGGAGTACGCCGAGCTGGAGTGGCCGATCGACATCCTGATCACCATCGTCTGGGTTTCCTACGCCATCGTCTTCTTCGGCACGCTGCTGAAGCGCAAGACCAAGCACATCTATGTGGGCAACTGGTTCTTCGGCGCCTTCATCCTGACCGTGGCGATCCTGCACGTGGTCAACAACATGGAAATCCCGGTCAGCCTGACCAAGTCCTACTCGCTGTACTCGGGCGCCACCGACGCCATGATCCAGTGGTGGTACGGCCACAACGCCGTGGGCTTCTTCCTGACCGCCGGCTTCCTGGGGATGATGTACTACTTCGTACCCAAGCAGGCTGAGCGTCCGGTCTACTCCTACCGCCTGTCCATCGTGCACTTCTGGGCGCTGATCGCCGTCTACATCTGGGCTGGTCCGCACCACCTGCACTACACCGCCCTGCCGGACTGGGCTCAGTCCCTGGGCATGGTGATGTCCCTTATCCTGCTGGCTCCGAGCTGGGGCGGCATGATCAACGGCATGATGACCCTCTCCGGCGCCTGGCATAAGCTGCGCACCGACCCGATCCTGCGCTTCCTGGTGGTATCCCTGGCCTTCTACGGCATGTCCACCTTCGAAGGCCCGATGATGGCCATCAAGACCGTCAACGCCCTCTCCCACTACACCGACTGGACCATCGGCCACGTACACGCCGGCGCTCTGGGCTGGGTCGCCATGGTGTCCATCGGTTCCCTGTACCACCTGATTCCGAAGGTCTTCGGCCGCGAGCAGATGCACAGCGTGGGTCTGATCAACACCCACTTCTGGCTGGCCACCATCGGTACCGTTCTGTACATCGCCTCCATGTGGGTCAACGGCATCACCCAGGGCCTGATGTGGCGCGCAGTGAACGCCGACGGCACCCTCACCTACTCCTTCGTCGAAGCCCTGGCCGCCGGCCACCCCGGCTTCATCGTGCGGATGATCGGTGGCGCCATCTTCCTGCTCGGCATGCTGGTCATGGCTTACAACGTATGGCGCACCGTAGCGGACGCGAAGCCGGCGGAAATGCACGCCGCGGCGCAGATGGCCTGAGGAGACCGACATGAAACACGAAATACTCGAGAAAAACGTCGGCCTGCTGGCCCTGTGCATGGCGGTCGCCGTGAGCATCGGCGGCCTGACCCAGATCGTTCCGCTGTTCTTCCAGGACGTCACCAACACCCCGGTGGAAGGCATGAAGCCCTACACCGCCCTGCAACTGGAAGGCCGTGACGTGTACATCCGCGAGGGTTGCGTCGGCTGCCACTCGCAAATGATCCGTCCGTTCCGCGCTGAAACCGAGCGCTACGGCCACTACTCCGTCGCCGGCGAAAGCGTCTGGGACCACCCGTTCCTGTGGGGCTCCAAGCGTACCGGTCCGGACCTGGCCCGCGTCGGTGGCCGCTACTCGGACGACTGGCACCGCGCGCACCTGTACAACCCGCGCAACGTGGTGCCGGAGTCGAAGATGCCCGCCTACCCCTGGCTGGTCGAGAACAAGCTCGATGGCAAGGACACGGCGAAGAAACTGGAAGTGATGCGTGTCATGGGCGTGCCCTACACGGACGACGACATCGCTGGCGCCAGCGACGCCGTCAAGGGGAAGACCGAAATGGACGCGGTGGTCGCGTACCTGCAGGTCCTCGGCACCTCCATCAAGAACAAGCGGTGACAGCATGGATATCGGGACCATTCGCGGTATCGGCACCGTCATCGTGATGGTGGCCTTCGTCGGCGTACTGCTCTGGGCTTACGGCGGCAAACGCAAGGAGCGCTTCGACGACGATGCGCTGCTGCCCTTCGCGGATGACCCGGTGGCCAAGCGGCACGCTGAGAAAGAGCAAGCTTCTAGGAGCAACAACGCATGACTACCTTCTGGAGTCTGTACATCACCGTTCTAACAGTCGGCTCGCTGATCGCCCTGCTGTGGCTGGTATTCGCCACCCGCAGCGGGCAATCCTCGAACACCACTGACCAGACCATGGGTCACGCCTTCGACGGCATCGAAGAGTATGACAACCCGCTGCCCAAGTGGTGGTTCATGCTGTTCGTCGGCACCATCATCTTCGCTGCCGGCTACCTGGCCCTCTACCCCGGCCTGGGCAACTGGAAAGGCGTCCTGCCCGGCTACGATGGCGGCTGGACCCAGGCCAAGCAGTGGGAGCGCGAAGAAGCGCTG from Pseudomonas sp. GCEP-101 includes these protein-coding regions:
- the ccoN gene encoding cytochrome-c oxidase, cbb3-type subunit I — its product is MSTTNQTAYNYKVVRQFAIMTVVWGIVGMAVGVLIAAQLVWPELNLGLPWTSFGRLRPLHTNAVIFAFGGCALFATSYYSVQRTCQTRLFSDALASFTFWGWQLVILCAAITLPLGMTSSKEYAELEWPIDILITIVWVSYAIVFFGTLLKRKTKHIYVGNWFFGAFILTVAILHVVNNMEIPVSLTKSYSLYSGATDAMIQWWYGHNAVGFFLTAGFLGMMYYFVPKQAERPVYSYRLSIVHFWALIAVYIWAGPHHLHYTALPDWAQSLGMVMSLILLAPSWGGMINGMMTLSGAWHKLRTDPILRFLVVSLAFYGMSTFEGPMMAIKTVNALSHYTDWTIGHVHAGALGWVAMVSIGSLYHLIPKVFGREQMHSVGLINTHFWLATIGTVLYIASMWVNGITQGLMWRAVNADGTLTYSFVEALAAGHPGFIVRMIGGAIFLLGMLVMAYNVWRTVADAKPAEMHAAAQMA
- the ccoO gene encoding cytochrome-c oxidase, cbb3-type subunit II is translated as MKHEILEKNVGLLALCMAVAVSIGGLTQIVPLFFQDVTNTPVEGMKPYTALQLEGRDVYIREGCVGCHSQMIRPFRAETERYGHYSVAGESVWDHPFLWGSKRTGPDLARVGGRYSDDWHRAHLYNPRNVVPESKMPAYPWLVENKLDGKDTAKKLEVMRVMGVPYTDDDIAGASDAVKGKTEMDAVVAYLQVLGTSIKNKR
- a CDS encoding cbb3-type cytochrome oxidase subunit 3 gives rise to the protein MDIGTIRGIGTVIVMVAFVGVLLWAYGGKRKERFDDDALLPFADDPVAKRHAEKEQASRSNNA